The Medicago truncatula cultivar Jemalong A17 chromosome 4, MtrunA17r5.0-ANR, whole genome shotgun sequence genome includes a region encoding these proteins:
- the LOC25493576 gene encoding 60S ribosomal protein L37a yields the protein MTKRTKKAGIVGKYGTRYGASLRKQIKKMEVSQHSKFFCEFCGKYAVKRKAVGIWGCKDCGKVKAGGAYTLNTASAVTVRSTIRRLREQTES from the exons ATG ACTAAGAGAACTAAGAAGGCTGGCATCGTTGGCAAATATG GTACCCGTTATGGTGCTAGTTTGCGTAAGCAGATTAAAAAGATGGAAGTCAGTCAGCACAGCAAATTTTTCTGTGAATTTTGTGGAAAG TATGCTGTGAAGAGAAAGGCTGTAGGGATATGGGGATGCAAGGATTGCGGTAAAGTAAAAGCAGGCGGAGCCTACACTTTGAA CACTGCAAGTGCTGTGACTGTTCGGAGCACCATCAGGAGGTTGAGGGAACAAACTGAAAGTTAA